A genomic region of Bacillota bacterium contains the following coding sequences:
- a CDS encoding DNA methylase, producing the protein MNKAHDKGRLFYDEAGCTKTTIECLGRTFESDEARRSYFLDRLRAGLEELEAKLGGVPFTSVEDAFNRMKSIEKWPMGDEAGLYELAQRMRHGDTGKDLLARWKDEVGFPHGKIEDILALSDPPYYTACPNPFIGEFVKQYSKPYDPAADNYRREPFAADVSEGKNDPIYNAHSYHTKVPHKAIMRYILHYTEPGDLVFDGFCGTGMTGVAAQLCGDKAVVESLGYKVDEQGIIYQQETREEADGKTKTVWIPFSKLGARRAILNDLSPAATFIAYNYNTLVDVEAFEREAKRILKEVEDECGWMYATLAESSGWGKSHRSGQGMAGMFAGIDAGIADEDGDGQDDVEALARKVRSAQSVDELRAFINKLRRQGSRIGTINYTVWSDVFVCPECAHEVIFWEAAVDKERGQVHDEFPCPHCGAVLTKRRMERAWVTKFDRAIGQTIRQAKQVPVLINYSIGKNRYEKKPDAFDLALIEKIEECDIPYWFPTDRIPEGDKTGEPLRIGITHVHHFYTKRNLWVLGAIYEQALSCPASFRTLQFFLNAANRNLSRLAKLGTENYLHGGGGPVNAGVLGTLYLPSFSVESCVLKTLGTRLPKLVRIIDARAGVINGLDTRSITALPFDSDLLDYIFTDPPFGGNLMYSELNFLWEAWFKVFTNNKPEAIENETQHKGPMEYQQLMTRCFQECYRVLKPGRWMTVEFHNSQNRIWNAIQQALQAAGFVVADVRTLDKKQGTFNQVTQSGSVKQDIIISCYKPNDGLEQRFKLTAGTEEGVWDFVRTHLKQLPVFVAKDGKAEVIAERLNYLLFDRMVAFHVRRGVTVPLTAAEFYQGLAQRFPERPHGPYLMYFLPDQVAEYDRKRMTVKEVLQLSLFVTDESSAIQWLKQQLTKKPQTFQEIHPQFLREISGWQKHEKPLELRELLEQNFLMYDGKGPIPPQVVAWMKQSEKLRKLIQEETASGRATEDLVGLVTQNPELIAAARDRWYVPDPNKAGDLEKLRERALLREFEEYKASPQRRLRVFRMEAVRAGFKKAWQEKDYATIINVAEKIPDNVLREDPKLLMWYDQAVTRSGLE; encoded by the coding sequence ATGAACAAAGCTCATGACAAGGGTAGACTTTTCTACGATGAGGCCGGCTGCACGAAAACTACAATAGAGTGTCTCGGCCGAACCTTCGAAAGCGATGAGGCCAGGCGCTCCTATTTTCTGGATAGGCTCCGGGCAGGGCTTGAAGAGCTGGAGGCCAAGCTCGGTGGTGTGCCTTTCACTTCGGTGGAGGACGCTTTCAATCGCATGAAGTCTATCGAGAAGTGGCCCATGGGTGACGAGGCTGGCTTGTATGAGCTGGCTCAAAGGATGCGCCACGGGGATACCGGCAAAGATCTCCTGGCGCGCTGGAAGGACGAGGTGGGCTTTCCTCATGGCAAGATTGAGGACATCCTCGCCCTATCAGATCCCCCTTATTACACTGCCTGCCCTAACCCATTTATAGGCGAATTTGTGAAACAATATAGCAAACCATATGATCCCGCTGCGGATAACTACCGCCGGGAGCCTTTTGCGGCCGATGTGAGTGAAGGGAAAAACGATCCGATTTACAATGCTCATTCCTATCATACCAAAGTGCCGCACAAGGCTATTATGCGCTACATTCTGCATTACACAGAGCCGGGCGATCTGGTATTTGACGGCTTCTGCGGGACTGGAATGACTGGAGTTGCGGCGCAGCTCTGCGGCGATAAGGCAGTAGTGGAGTCCTTGGGCTACAAGGTAGACGAGCAAGGCATTATCTATCAACAGGAAACCCGGGAGGAAGCAGATGGCAAAACCAAGACAGTCTGGATACCATTCTCGAAGCTGGGGGCGCGCCGGGCTATCCTTAACGATCTTTCCCCTGCTGCTACCTTTATTGCCTACAACTACAACACACTGGTAGATGTGGAGGCCTTTGAGCGGGAGGCCAAGCGTATCCTCAAAGAGGTGGAGGATGAGTGCGGCTGGATGTATGCGACGCTGGCTGAAAGTTCAGGATGGGGAAAAAGCCATCGTTCCGGGCAAGGTATGGCGGGAATGTTTGCTGGGATAGACGCTGGCATAGCCGATGAGGACGGTGACGGCCAGGACGATGTAGAGGCCCTTGCCCGGAAGGTTCGCTCGGCTCAATCCGTGGACGAGCTTCGTGCCTTCATCAATAAGCTCAGACGTCAGGGGTCCCGTATAGGAACAATTAACTACACGGTGTGGTCCGATGTTTTTGTTTGCCCGGAGTGCGCCCATGAGGTGATATTCTGGGAGGCGGCGGTGGACAAGGAGAGGGGGCAGGTTCATGATGAGTTCCCATGTCCCCATTGTGGAGCGGTTCTGACGAAGCGTCGCATGGAGCGCGCCTGGGTTACCAAATTCGATAGAGCCATCGGCCAGACGATCCGCCAAGCCAAGCAGGTGCCAGTCCTCATCAACTATTCCATAGGCAAGAACCGTTACGAGAAAAAGCCTGATGCCTTCGACCTGGCACTCATCGAGAAGATCGAGGAGTGCGATATACCATACTGGTTTCCGACGGATAGGATTCCAGAGGGTGATAAAACCGGTGAGCCGCTACGCATCGGCATCACCCATGTGCATCATTTTTATACGAAGAGGAATTTGTGGGTCCTGGGGGCAATCTATGAGCAGGCACTGTCTTGCCCTGCCAGTTTTAGGACGCTCCAGTTTTTTCTTAATGCTGCCAACCGAAATCTATCACGGTTGGCTAAGTTGGGGACCGAAAACTATCTCCATGGAGGCGGAGGTCCCGTCAACGCAGGTGTTTTGGGCACCCTATACCTCCCATCATTCTCAGTAGAGAGTTGCGTGCTGAAGACCCTCGGAACGAGACTCCCGAAACTGGTACGAATCATTGACGCCAGAGCCGGGGTGATTAATGGCCTTGATACCAGATCTATTACTGCGCTTCCATTTGATTCCGATTTACTTGATTATATCTTCACCGACCCACCTTTCGGGGGCAACCTGATGTACTCTGAGCTCAACTTCCTCTGGGAAGCTTGGTTCAAGGTGTTTACGAACAATAAACCAGAGGCCATAGAGAACGAGACCCAACACAAGGGCCCAATGGAGTATCAGCAATTGATGACCCGATGCTTTCAGGAGTGCTACCGGGTACTCAAACCTGGTCGCTGGATGACAGTTGAGTTTCATAACTCCCAGAACCGGATATGGAATGCTATCCAGCAAGCGCTTCAGGCTGCCGGTTTTGTGGTGGCAGATGTCAGAACGTTAGACAAGAAGCAAGGCACTTTTAATCAAGTGACACAGTCAGGATCGGTGAAACAGGACATCATCATCTCCTGCTATAAGCCCAATGATGGGTTAGAGCAGCGGTTCAAGCTTACAGCCGGAACCGAAGAGGGTGTGTGGGATTTCGTGCGGACACACCTGAAGCAACTCCCGGTTTTTGTCGCGAAGGACGGTAAGGCTGAAGTCATAGCTGAGCGGCTCAACTACTTGCTTTTCGACCGGATGGTGGCCTTCCATGTCCGCCGAGGCGTAACAGTACCCCTAACAGCAGCAGAGTTTTACCAGGGGCTGGCTCAACGGTTTCCCGAACGCCCCCACGGGCCGTATTTGATGTATTTTTTGCCGGACCAGGTGGCGGAGTATGACAGAAAGCGCATGACCGTAAAGGAAGTCCTGCAGCTCTCGCTCTTTGTCACGGATGAATCCTCAGCTATCCAGTGGCTAAAGCAGCAGCTTACCAAGAAGCCACAGACCTTCCAGGAAATCCACCCGCAGTTCCTGAGAGAGATCAGTGGCTGGCAGAAGCACGAAAAGCCTCTGGAACTGAGGGAACTCTTGGAGCAGAACTTCCTCATGTATGACGGTAAGGGTCCAATCCCGCCACAGGTTGTAGCGTGGATGAAGCAGAGCGAGAAATTGCGCAAACTCATCCAGGAAGAGACGGCCTCGGGACGAGCCACTGAGGACCTGGTAGGACTTGTCACCCAGAACCCTGAACTAATTGCAGCCGCAAGGGACCGCTGGTACGTTCCCGACCCGAACAAGGCAGGCGACCTGGAGAAACTGCGTGAAAGGGCCTTGCTGCGCGAGTTCGAGGAGTATAAGGCTTCACCCCAGCGCCGGCTGAGGGTATTCCGCATGGAGGCGGTGCGCGCAGGATTTAAGAAGGCGTGGCAGGAGAAGGACTACGCCACAATCATCAATGTGGCAGAGAAGATACCCGATAATGTGTTGCGTGAGGATCCCAAGTTGTTGATGTGGTATGACCAGGCGGTGACGCGAAGCGGACTGGAGTGA
- a CDS encoding fibronectin-binding protein (FBP), whose amino-acid sequence MPELAWRKHMVRVGSYEWSADEQPSDLGEHRRHVEPWLAALLQAEHLNLLIGSGLTLAIASQAGVSGLDMGMHSFQRTMADAVEKAAKKSAERCQRGEPNIEDQIRVILELIGGLRVLAEGVESGRYGSHPAKDAVGLLGEWETELDNFLLGFAKKILATEREMERVFRTEPEKGEQARYLLGSFLLTFASRAASRERLHIFTTNYDRLIEYGCDMLGLRILDRFVGQLSPIFRSSRLGVDFHYSPPGIRGEPRYLEGVIHMTKLHGSIDWRREEESSGRYEIRRCGIPFGAVESDACLPSRPRDSIIIYPNPAKDVETLEYPYADLFRDFAAATCQPNAVIVTYGYGFGDAHINRVIRDMLTIPSTHLAILSYNDPGGRIQRFCETVGHEEQITLLIGSHFGDINTLVERYLPKPAIDRTTWRMVEILNRRKPQNGKNSNNKWECSTEEAQK is encoded by the coding sequence ATGCCGGAATTAGCGTGGAGGAAGCATATGGTTCGTGTGGGTTCTTATGAGTGGTCGGCTGATGAACAACCCAGCGATCTTGGCGAGCACAGGAGACACGTGGAGCCGTGGCTAGCGGCTTTACTACAGGCGGAGCACCTCAATCTGTTGATAGGTAGCGGGCTGACCTTAGCAATTGCCTCGCAAGCAGGGGTTTCCGGGCTAGATATGGGAATGCATTCGTTTCAGAGGACCATGGCTGATGCCGTCGAAAAGGCTGCGAAAAAGAGTGCAGAACGTTGTCAGCGGGGAGAACCGAACATCGAGGACCAGATTCGGGTGATTCTTGAGCTAATCGGAGGACTCCGGGTCCTTGCAGAGGGAGTAGAATCGGGACGATATGGTAGTCACCCTGCGAAGGATGCTGTCGGTTTACTTGGAGAATGGGAAACAGAGTTAGATAATTTTCTGCTGGGGTTCGCAAAAAAGATACTTGCGACCGAGCGGGAGATGGAGAGGGTATTTAGAACAGAACCGGAGAAAGGCGAACAAGCGCGGTATCTCCTTGGCTCTTTTTTATTGACATTTGCGAGTAGGGCAGCTTCGCGCGAGCGACTTCACATCTTTACCACTAATTACGACCGTTTGATTGAATACGGGTGCGATATGCTTGGATTAAGAATTCTGGACCGTTTTGTTGGGCAACTCTCCCCGATTTTTCGTTCATCGCGTCTTGGTGTTGATTTCCATTATAGTCCGCCAGGGATCCGCGGAGAACCGCGCTATCTTGAGGGTGTTATTCATATGACTAAGCTCCATGGGTCGATCGACTGGCGTCGCGAAGAAGAGTCTTCAGGACGATATGAGATTCGTCGATGCGGAATTCCCTTTGGGGCTGTAGAGTCTGATGCTTGCTTACCATCGCGTCCCAGAGATAGTATTATTATTTATCCCAATCCAGCGAAAGATGTGGAAACTCTGGAATATCCGTACGCTGATCTATTTCGAGACTTCGCCGCAGCTACTTGTCAGCCTAATGCAGTTATAGTGACCTATGGGTATGGATTTGGGGACGCTCACATAAATCGGGTCATCCGTGATATGCTGACGATTCCATCCACACACCTTGCGATTCTGTCTTACAACGATCCCGGTGGGCGAATCCAGCGGTTCTGCGAGACGGTTGGGCATGAAGAGCAGATTACCCTTTTGATTGGCAGTCATTTCGGCGATATCAATACGCTTGTTGAACGTTACTTGCCGAAGCCGGCGATCGATAGGACGACTTGGCGAATGGTGGAGATTCTTAACCGAAGAAAACCTCAAAATGGAAAAAACAGCAACAATAAATGGGAATGCTCCACGGAGGAGGCGCAGAAATGA
- a CDS encoding DUF262 domain-containing protein, producing MPSITTFDSTKESLHEILCSIKEGKTQLPDFQRGWVWDDEHIKSLLASISLSYPIGTVMMLETGNDDVRFKPRLLEGVDLGSAPYPERLILDGQQRLTSLFQALFSNNPVSTRDARGKPIKRWYYLDIAKALSQNGDREEAIVSLPEDRIVRNFRGEVIADYSDTEKECAAGLFPLRLVYDVSALTDWMMKYINLDPEHGQEHLSRWNTLVQEIVQRYQQYQVPLILLRKETPKEAVCQVFEKVNTGGVSLTVFELLTATYAADDFNLREDWEERRKRLNQHKVIQAVKNTDFLQVVTLLATRARQLEAIAQGATQDEIPAISCKRKEVLRLTLAEYKAFADQALDGFERAARLLHMQKIFSSKDLPYPTQLVPLAAILAVLGGRSELDGVRAKIMRWYWCGVFGELYGSGIETRFAKDLPQVLAWVDGGPEPDSINDAHFAPERILTLRTRNSAAYKGLACLLMHDGGLDFRTGVPIDIQLYFDDQMDIHHLFPQEWCRKHGIDPERCDSIVNKTVLSAKTNRMIGSNAPSDYLIRIEKNSGITRERMDEILRSHAIDPEAFRADDFDAFFKAREEALLRRIEVAMGKPIARDVDTEMEVPETAQYEEEDKEEILP from the coding sequence ATGCCTTCGATTACAACCTTCGATAGCACGAAAGAATCCCTTCATGAGATCCTGTGCAGCATTAAGGAAGGGAAGACTCAATTACCCGATTTTCAGAGGGGCTGGGTGTGGGATGACGAGCACATCAAGAGTCTGCTTGCCAGCATTTCCCTCTCATATCCCATAGGAACGGTAATGATGCTAGAGACTGGCAACGATGATGTGAGATTCAAGCCCCGGTTATTGGAAGGCGTTGACCTGGGTAGTGCTCCCTATCCCGAGAGGCTTATTCTTGATGGCCAACAACGTTTGACGTCGCTTTTTCAGGCGCTTTTCTCTAATAACCCTGTTTCCACCAGGGATGCCAGGGGGAAGCCGATAAAAAGGTGGTATTACCTGGACATCGCAAAAGCCCTTAGCCAGAATGGTGACCGTGAGGAAGCGATTGTAAGCCTTCCAGAGGATCGCATCGTCCGAAATTTCCGGGGGGAAGTAATCGCTGACTATTCGGATACCGAGAAGGAATGCGCCGCCGGACTATTTCCGCTTCGGTTGGTTTACGACGTCTCCGCTTTGACTGATTGGATGATGAAATACATAAACTTGGATCCGGAGCATGGTCAGGAACACCTTTCGCGGTGGAACACACTGGTGCAGGAAATAGTCCAGCGTTATCAACAATACCAGGTGCCGCTTATCCTCCTGCGTAAGGAGACGCCAAAAGAGGCAGTTTGTCAGGTTTTTGAAAAAGTGAACACAGGCGGCGTTTCCCTTACGGTCTTTGAGCTTCTCACTGCTACTTATGCAGCTGATGATTTTAATCTCCGTGAAGACTGGGAAGAGAGAAGGAAACGGCTAAATCAGCACAAAGTAATCCAGGCTGTGAAAAACACAGATTTCTTGCAGGTCGTGACTCTCCTTGCGACCCGCGCCCGCCAACTTGAAGCCATAGCTCAAGGGGCAACGCAAGATGAGATTCCTGCAATTAGCTGCAAGAGAAAGGAAGTGCTCCGGCTGACCCTTGCCGAATACAAAGCCTTTGCTGATCAAGCGTTGGATGGGTTTGAAAGGGCGGCCAGGCTCCTCCATATGCAAAAGATCTTCAGTTCCAAGGATTTACCGTATCCTACGCAACTGGTGCCTCTTGCGGCAATCCTGGCTGTGCTCGGCGGGCGATCCGAATTAGACGGGGTTCGCGCTAAGATTATGCGCTGGTACTGGTGTGGGGTTTTCGGTGAGCTATACGGTAGCGGGATCGAGACGCGTTTCGCCAAGGATTTGCCCCAGGTTCTAGCCTGGGTTGATGGAGGCCCTGAACCCGATAGCATTAATGATGCCCACTTTGCTCCAGAACGTATCCTTACATTACGTACGCGTAACAGTGCTGCATACAAAGGCCTTGCCTGTCTACTCATGCACGATGGGGGACTTGACTTTAGGACAGGGGTGCCCATCGACATACAGCTTTACTTCGATGACCAGATGGATATCCATCATCTCTTCCCTCAGGAGTGGTGCCGCAAGCATGGAATTGATCCAGAGCGGTGCGACAGCATCGTGAATAAGACAGTTCTTTCGGCAAAGACAAACCGCATGATAGGGAGCAATGCACCCAGCGATTATCTGATCCGTATAGAGAAGAATTCCGGTATCACCAGGGAGCGGATGGATGAAATCCTACGCTCTCATGCTATCGATCCTGAGGCATTCCGCGCTGATGATTTTGATGCCTTCTTTAAGGCGCGTGAAGAGGCGCTGCTCAGGCGTATCGAAGTCGCCATGGGCAAGCCGATTGCAAGAGATGTGGACACCGAGATGGAAGTCCCTGAAACTGCACAGTACGAGGAAGAGGATAAGGAAGAGATATTACCATGA
- a CDS encoding ATP-binding protein produces the protein MKYRDLIQFEPIESVVQLRDADKEAAVRRLVETYVISPEMAEKITSLIIPQLQFDRLVDNKGLLIVGNYGTGKSHLMSVLSALAENAGFIDYLSNAEVADAAKEIGGRFKVVRAEIGSTTMSLRDIVVAILEEHLREIGVDYPFPSAAKVPSNKPAFEEMMAVFHERYPDHGLLLVVDELLDYLRTRNDQELIQDLNFLREIGEVCKDLRFRFIAGVQEAIFDSPRFSFAADSLRRVNARFEQILIARADIKFVVTERLLKKTDEQRAKIRAHLTPFARFYGRMNERMDEFVQLFPVHPDYIDVFEQIRAVEKREVLKTISMAMRALLDEEVPTDQPGLIAYDSYWTVLHDNPAFRVDDNIRPVINCADVLEARIQQAFTRPAYKPMALRIIHALAVHRLTTGDIYTPLGATAEELRDGICLYQPGIEDMGGDPADDLLTQVETVLREIHKTVSGQFISFNPDNHQYYIDLKKTEDFDALIERRAESLDARLLDRYYYEALKQAIECSDQTYVTGYKIWEHELEWTERKAARQGYLFFGAPNERSTAVPPRDFYIYFIQPFEPPHFKDEKKADEVFFRLKGMDDEFRTALWNYAAALDLASTASGHAKSIYESKASGSLQKLVQWLRQNITAAFEVTYQGRTKTLAEWAKGKPIRELSGTAFSERINFRDLVNMVAGTCLEAHFRDRAPEYPFFSVLITGATRAQAAQDALRAIAGQSRTKQAIAVLDALELLDGERLDPYKSRYAKHVLDIMKKKGPGQVVNRADMLQEVCDVEYFAPDRGFRLEPEWLVVVLAALVYSGDLVLAIPGKKFDATGLSQLASVGINELIRFKHIEPPKEWNLPALKALFELLGLAPGMAQLVTQGKDEPVTQLQQAVLQWLDRLVRAEEALRTGLVFWGKSLVSEDEAAQLRAALSGTKGFLESIQVYNAPGKLKNFQYSKPEVDAQREGLAALQEVESLRALVADLGPVASYISTAEAALPCEHEWVSSMRAVRETILTQMTDSTMRCKAAFLQEVRRQLAELKKDYVQAYFSLHARARLGADEDRRKAQLATDERLKALQQLSTIDLMPRQELIDFQNRLAGLKTCFALTTRDLDTSPICRHCDYRPAMEPVAETAGLILDDLDQRLDTLVENWTETLLDNLEDPITRGNLDLLGAEARKLVKDFMSKRTLPAAISPEFIHALQEALSGLIRVPVKMDDLRAALFAGGSPITLIELKRRFEEYLDALARGKEPGKIRIVLG, from the coding sequence ATGAAATATCGAGATCTGATCCAATTTGAGCCCATTGAATCCGTGGTGCAATTGCGGGACGCTGATAAGGAAGCTGCGGTCCGCCGACTCGTTGAGACGTATGTCATTTCCCCGGAAATGGCCGAAAAGATAACCAGCCTCATCATTCCCCAACTTCAATTTGACCGGCTAGTGGACAATAAGGGGCTTCTGATCGTGGGCAACTACGGCACCGGGAAATCCCACCTCATGTCAGTCCTCTCTGCGCTGGCCGAGAATGCTGGCTTCATTGATTATCTCAGCAATGCTGAAGTTGCTGACGCCGCAAAGGAGATCGGTGGGCGCTTCAAGGTGGTGCGGGCTGAGATCGGCTCCACTACCATGTCGCTGCGCGACATAGTTGTAGCCATACTGGAGGAGCATTTAAGGGAGATTGGTGTGGATTATCCATTCCCGTCGGCCGCAAAAGTGCCCAGCAATAAACCAGCGTTCGAGGAGATGATGGCGGTCTTCCACGAAAGGTATCCCGATCATGGTCTTCTCCTCGTGGTGGACGAACTGCTTGATTACCTGCGGACGCGCAATGATCAGGAACTGATTCAGGATTTGAATTTCCTCCGGGAAATCGGTGAGGTCTGCAAAGACCTGCGCTTCCGGTTTATTGCCGGTGTCCAGGAGGCGATCTTTGATAGTCCTCGCTTCTCTTTCGCGGCCGATAGCCTCCGCCGTGTGAATGCCCGATTTGAACAGATATTAATCGCCCGGGCGGACATCAAATTCGTAGTGACTGAGCGTCTTCTCAAGAAAACGGATGAACAGCGGGCTAAGATCCGCGCGCACCTGACTCCCTTTGCCAGGTTTTATGGTCGGATGAACGAACGCATGGACGAGTTTGTACAGCTATTCCCGGTACATCCCGACTATATAGATGTCTTTGAACAAATCAGGGCGGTGGAGAAGCGGGAAGTGCTCAAGACCATTTCAATGGCCATGAGGGCACTTCTTGATGAAGAGGTCCCGACTGACCAGCCCGGCCTGATTGCTTATGATAGCTACTGGACGGTCTTGCACGATAACCCTGCATTCAGGGTAGATGATAATATCCGCCCGGTGATCAATTGCGCCGACGTATTGGAAGCTCGCATTCAACAAGCCTTTACCCGACCCGCCTATAAGCCGATGGCGCTGCGAATCATCCACGCCTTAGCGGTACACAGGCTTACCACTGGTGACATTTATACACCCCTGGGTGCAACGGCCGAGGAGTTGCGGGATGGGATTTGCCTTTACCAGCCAGGGATCGAAGACATGGGCGGAGATCCTGCTGATGATCTGCTAACTCAAGTGGAGACAGTGCTCCGCGAGATTCATAAGACGGTAAGCGGCCAGTTTATCTCGTTTAACCCCGACAACCATCAGTATTACATAGATCTAAAGAAAACAGAGGACTTCGACGCTCTGATCGAAAGGCGAGCCGAGAGCCTTGACGCACGCCTGCTTGACCGCTATTATTATGAAGCCTTGAAGCAGGCCATAGAGTGTTCCGACCAAACTTACGTCACCGGGTATAAGATATGGGAGCATGAGCTGGAATGGACGGAGCGCAAGGCGGCCCGGCAGGGGTATCTCTTTTTCGGTGCGCCCAATGAGCGCTCGACCGCGGTACCCCCTCGTGATTTCTACATTTACTTTATCCAGCCTTTCGAGCCACCGCATTTCAAAGACGAAAAGAAAGCTGACGAAGTGTTTTTCCGTCTGAAAGGCATGGATGATGAATTTCGCACGGCGCTCTGGAACTATGCCGCCGCTTTGGACCTGGCCTCCACCGCCTCGGGCCACGCTAAATCCATCTACGAATCCAAAGCGTCCGGTTCCTTGCAGAAACTGGTTCAGTGGCTGAGGCAGAATATCACTGCCGCCTTTGAAGTCACATACCAGGGGCGGACCAAAACCCTGGCGGAATGGGCCAAAGGGAAGCCCATCCGTGAACTTTCGGGAACTGCCTTCAGCGAGCGCATCAACTTTCGGGACTTAGTAAACATGGTGGCTGGTACTTGCCTGGAAGCGCACTTCAGGGATCGAGCTCCTGAATATCCTTTCTTCTCGGTGCTCATCACCGGAGCCACTCGTGCGCAGGCGGCACAGGATGCCCTGCGGGCCATCGCCGGGCAGAGCCGTACAAAACAAGCTATAGCTGTGCTGGATGCCCTGGAACTCCTGGATGGGGAAAGGCTCGATCCTTATAAATCAAGATACGCAAAGCATGTCCTTGACATTATGAAGAAAAAGGGCCCAGGCCAGGTAGTCAACCGGGCGGACATGCTTCAAGAAGTGTGCGACGTCGAGTATTTCGCCCCGGATAGGGGATTTCGCCTGGAACCGGAATGGTTGGTCGTGGTTCTTGCTGCTCTGGTCTACTCGGGTGATTTGGTGCTGGCAATTCCCGGAAAGAAGTTTGATGCTACGGGACTTTCCCAGCTGGCAAGCGTCGGTATAAACGAGCTTATTCGCTTTAAGCACATTGAGCCACCTAAGGAATGGAATCTGCCTGCACTTAAGGCGTTATTCGAGCTATTAGGCCTGGCCCCTGGCATGGCGCAGTTGGTCACTCAGGGGAAAGACGAGCCGGTGACGCAGTTGCAACAGGCTGTGTTACAGTGGCTCGACAGGCTGGTGCGAGCTGAAGAGGCCCTCAGGACCGGGCTTGTTTTCTGGGGGAAGAGTTTAGTCAGCGAGGACGAAGCGGCGCAGCTTCGTGCTGCATTGAGCGGTACCAAGGGCTTCCTTGAATCAATTCAGGTCTACAATGCACCCGGGAAACTGAAGAATTTCCAATATAGCAAACCGGAAGTAGACGCCCAGCGAGAAGGCCTGGCGGCCTTACAGGAGGTTGAATCTCTTAGAGCGCTGGTCGCGGACCTGGGGCCGGTTGCTTCATATATTTCCACAGCTGAGGCTGCTCTACCTTGCGAGCACGAGTGGGTGAGTAGCATGAGGGCTGTGCGTGAAACAATCCTGACGCAAATGACGGATTCCACCATGCGTTGTAAAGCAGCCTTCCTCCAGGAGGTTCGACGCCAACTTGCCGAGCTCAAAAAAGATTATGTGCAAGCATATTTCTCCCTGCACGCCAGGGCTCGGCTGGGTGCCGATGAGGACAGGCGCAAGGCGCAGCTCGCAACCGATGAGAGGCTCAAAGCCTTACAGCAACTCTCCACCATTGACCTTATGCCCCGGCAGGAGCTTATAGACTTTCAAAATCGCCTGGCGGGGTTGAAAACCTGTTTTGCGCTCACTACACGCGACCTCGATACCTCGCCCATATGCAGGCACTGTGATTACAGGCCGGCCATGGAACCGGTGGCCGAAACAGCAGGGCTGATACTGGATGATCTCGATCAGAGGCTGGATACACTTGTGGAAAATTGGACCGAGACTCTTCTGGACAATCTGGAGGATCCGATAACCAGGGGCAACCTGGATCTTTTAGGGGCCGAGGCCAGGAAGCTAGTGAAGGATTTTATGAGCAAGCGGACTCTACCCGCTGCGATCAGCCCGGAATTTATCCACGCTTTGCAGGAGGCCCTCTCTGGACTTATCAGGGTGCCGGTGAAGATGGATGACCTCCGGGCGGCCCTTTTTGCTGGCGGTTCGCCGATTACGCTCATAGAGCTAAAGAGGCGGTTTGAGGAGTATTTGGATGCGCTTGCGAGGGGGAAAGAACCTGGCAAGATAAGGATAGTACTGGGGTGA
- the brxF gene encoding BREX-3 system P-loop-containing protein BrxF: protein MGQDFGQGPISTGPLFDEAARARDGGRVEAAIDQLMKGITQAEGLYYRLVLVAAPSGGGKTRLLREVHRLTGAPLLNINLELSRRMLDLTGRQRVLQLPGLLSEIVYEPKGNVVLLDNTEILFDVELKQDPLRLLQGISRNKTVVAAWNGSVICDYLCYATSAHQEYRRYEICDFLVVNLGTGASQPRG from the coding sequence ATGGGACAAGATTTCGGGCAAGGCCCGATTTCCACCGGTCCATTATTTGATGAAGCGGCTCGGGCGCGTGATGGGGGCCGAGTTGAGGCGGCTATTGACCAGTTAATGAAAGGAATCACTCAGGCGGAGGGGCTTTACTACCGGCTCGTTTTGGTTGCGGCGCCTTCAGGCGGAGGCAAAACCCGCCTGCTTCGGGAAGTGCATAGGCTTACTGGAGCGCCTTTACTGAACATCAATCTTGAACTCTCGCGCCGGATGCTTGACCTCACTGGACGCCAGCGGGTACTGCAATTACCTGGGTTGCTTTCGGAAATTGTGTATGAGCCCAAGGGCAATGTGGTTTTACTGGATAACACAGAGATCCTCTTTGATGTCGAATTGAAGCAAGATCCTCTTCGTCTTCTTCAGGGAATTTCCCGCAACAAGACGGTAGTTGCAGCCTGGAATGGCTCAGTCATCTGCGATTATTTATGTTACGCTACGTCTGCGCACCAAGAATACAGGCGCTATGAGATTTGCGACTTTTTAGTGGTGAACCTTGGTACTGGGGCAAGTCAGCCTCGAGGCTGA